The sequence atttatttattattttatttatatcctgcgcttcctcccagcaggagctatgCACACGCATCcctaccatcagccaagatggcggcagaggcttcagtcccttagggaaacctcggccaccatcttggttaagggcagccctgCGCATGCTGCCCATGCAGCTGCAAACCACAGCTGAGAAAGATAGGTTGAACAAGGGAATGTTGGGGGCTCTGAAGCTCTTACCCTGCAATCTgtagcagcaatcctgccgcgaatcacagaaggggatctgaggggcccctcaggggcccctgtagtcccaggagccctcagccagggcctcacctggccgctctttggaaccggccctgtattTAAGATAGGCATATGTAACAGCTTTACCTATGATGGACAAGAGAATTGCTACAGGACATTTTTGTAATATATTCAGGTTCATCAAAATGAGCAGTGTATCAGTAGTCGTAATCAAACCAAATCATGTCACTGTTTTTGTACATACAGTGAATGTCAACTGTGTCAGTCAAGGCATTTTAGGTGAGAGGCTTTTATAATGTGGTTACAGTTTTCCAACAATGTATCCTGTAGTGAGAATAAAATATACTGCTTTAAAATATGTATCAGAATGAATGAGTAGGAATAATAGATGGGGTAAGGCAAACTAGAGGATTTTGGGGACTTAGTGGAAACTGTTCAGTGTGTACTGCAAACCCACTGCAAATGCTATGTCTCACTGATATTGCTAGGTCTATGAAAGTTGCATATGCCAATTTATATATGTTTAAACACAACTTTAGGCTAACTTtcagaggggaaaaaagcaaacttgaCTATTATCAGGGCTTATGCTGAGCTATGGGGCTAACAGGATTTTCTAGACCCAGTACACCGTATTTGGATTTAGCCGTTCACCCCACCAGCAATCTGCTGGCAAAAGTTGTTGtttatgtacataataaaattataacaaGTTTTATCTAGTATCAAAcatgacctctctctctctctcacacacacacacctaccttccCTATCCCATCCATCTACTGCATGAATAGCTGGATCTCACAGGCACTGTATGATTGGCAGATGAGGTGGTGATGGTGCTGCTACTGGGAGCTGCCTGGCTGGCATTGACACATAACAGGGCcatctcagtggtggttccccatttatggaatgccctccctagtgagaTGTGTCTGTTTCCCTCATTACTGACTTcttggaggaatttaaaaacattcctgtttaccccagCATTTTATGGCTGAAAGATGctattcctggcaaccctgaaatcatTGGCTGAGAAGTTCAActgagagtaggcccattgaagtgaacagacatgactaacttagcttcCTTAATTTAAGTGGCCCTAATCTGaatagagagagccagtgtggtgtagtggttaaggtgttggactacgacctgggagaccagggttcgaatctccacatagccatgaagctcactgggtgaccttaggccagtcactgcctctcagcctcatgaaaaccctatgaatagggtcaccataaatcagaattgacttgaaggcagtacatttgcattGCAATCCGAACAgagcttagctgaatacaactcattgttatttatgtatttgccaccctgggctcctttggaagaataagatatacattgaataaataataatcctCTGCAGTGAGCCCAGATTCCCTATAaacaaaggtggtggtggtgttttttttttaaaaaagtgtgtttCAAACAAGGGAAAAGGGCAGGAGATCCAGGGTGTAGCATAAAAGACTCTGCGCTCAGGTCTACATGTATGGGTTGTGCCCTGCTGGCTGTTTTCAAAGTAGCAACTATGGCTAActtacaagaaaaagaaaaatgagatcTAATAAGTGATCAGATTGTGAAGACATTCTGGCTTACCATGCAATCATAaatctgtctactcagaagcattaaatggggcttactctgagGTAAGCGGGGTTAGGCTTGCAGTCTGTGAGGGGTATCCAATGACCTATTTCATTAGTGtaaggatttacacttgtgcaatggaagtttacatctctcccccctcccaaatcggctctggagggttgggagagcCCCCAGGACAGATTTAGAGGATGCATGGGGGGAGTGGGGAGTGCCATTGTACAAGCATAAATCCTGGCACTAATGGCATGAGAGATTTAAAGCTACTTTGGATACAGGCCTTAGCCTCTAGCTGTAGAATTTAGGTAGAACTTCTGAAAATTTTGTGATATCTTTTCCTAATGCTGTTCACATGTTCTATAACTTTATACTAAATATTTGATAACATGCAGATATGCTAATGTTTGCAGTTATGATTCCCTTCTTATACAAATTCAAATTTACAGAACCACatcataaatatatttattattatattaggaTTTTGCAGTTTCACATCTTAAAATTTGATTCataacttacacacacacatttttggaacctaacccccccccccgattttcatCCAACTTTGCCAGTCATATTTATTCATGAACCTTCTAGTAAATGTAGGTATCATCTTATTATTGAGCATATGTTGCATTACAGTTTCAAGTAAAAAAATTAAGAGCTTGAAAGTACAGTAGTaggaataaaaaaaatctgcatagtTTTATGTCTTGACATAAAGGCAATGGCAGAAggataagcatgtttacagtggTTTCAGCTTGTAAAGAGCACTTACTGCATACACCTAAAATGTGATCTCTTAGTTACACAGTACTGCCATTCACTAATAGTTAAACCTACGGCAGTGCTGTATCCTCTGAGATACTGCATCTGTAAAATGAGTATTAAATTTGGGACAAGCAATACTGTGCGTGTTACATCATTAATCTCTATAAAATTGCTCTCATAGTACTCATGACTGCTAGGTTTAGTGGTGACATTCAAACATGGTATGGAAAGAATGTAGTACTGACAGGCAGAATGTGGGGTGCTGGTGGAGACCGCTGGGTCAGCTGAAATAGAGGGTAGCGAAGAGGCAGAAGGCAGCAGACTTTGTGTTCTGACACAAGCTGCTTTTAGTCATTGCTACATAAATTTATTGAAGtatttgctggatcagactaaaggctcatctagtccagcatcctgttctcataatgcccctgggaagcctgcaagcaggacatgggtGCAGTAGCAGGCTATCCACATGCAATCCCAGCAACTGTTATACAGAGGCATACCGCCTCCActggtggaggtagaacatagtcagcGATAGCCTTATTGACCATGAATTTTTCCAACCTTCGTTGTAAGCTATCcatgttagtggccatcactgcatcttatgagagcaaattccacatattaggtgctgtgtgaagaaatactttctggcgtctgtcctgaatcttccaatattcagcttcattggatgtccccgagttctagtattatcagCAAAACCTCTCTAACAATTAGGCACTGTGGAGAAACAATGTAGTTCTCTTATCTGAGAATACAAATTTGGTATCTTACAGATTAGAACCTGAACATCTGAAAACTCCTTAAAAAACAGTTTGGTCTAAAAATACTAAAGTGACAATAATGTTGCAGAGGCATGAAAACTTTTCACAAGAAGAAAAAGGTTTCCAGACATTTATTTCTGGAACTGTACACCAGGTATTAAAGtacaacaaatacaaaataatgtTCAAAAAAATCAGTGTTTATGtacaaatattaaaaccaatgCAACAATAGCAACTTCCTTTTGGGCATCCAATAGTAAAACTGGTTGCGATTGTCACTAATTTAGTTATGCACAGGGGATGCCAACCTGAATCTAGGAATGACTGGAATTACTGGTTGCTTCAGGAAGGACTGCAGTCCTTAACTATTAAACAATTGAAAAGTTTTCCCACTCCCATGGAAAAATCATAACCATGATACTGTGTAAATTTAGTTTCCCGTTTATAGACAATGTGCTTATAACACTGGGCAAACAGTCTTCTATTGGCCAGTTAATCCACTAGTTTACATTCAAACTTGAAATATCCACTAAAGACTTTGGTTAAAATTAAATAGTATCACTAATAGACTACTGGATCTGAAATTAACATATAGTTTTGACTTGGTTTTATAAGGAAACTGCACAAAGCAACCCAATCGTACACAAGTTAGTATACTTCAGACAGTATTGTACAGCCTTCAAGTAAAGTCAGCAGTTTGACCATAATAACAAGGGAAAAAATGAACATTTAGAAGACTATTAatgagaagataaaatgatgtAACAAAAGTAAAAGTATTGCTCTAATCACAGCACCAGTTACACTTCTATGTGAATCAGCTATCTTTTTCAGAATCCCTGTAGTTAAGTGATACGTCTAGCAAACTGCAATTGCCCATTAGGgatttttggtttgttttatgaaaaggaGAGGCGAGAGAATATATTCAGCGATGAACAAAGAAGTTGCCACAGTTTGTTAAAAGAATTATGCTTGATCCATTTTGAATCAAGGCAGTTCCTCATATGATTACAATTCTGCCCTCGTCACACTGACCctcaaacacaattcttttaacAAACAGTAACAAGTTCTCCATTAAAATGTTTAACACAGAAAAACAGGTTAAGTccagcttttaaaagaaaaattcaataaatagctATTTTACATGAATAAAGTCATAGTGGTACAAATTTATGAATGTCACATCAAGCATGCACAAAATGTTACTATACACAGTAGTCAGAAAATATTGAAATAGGTATCTAAAAAGATATGCAGAATGTACATATTTACATAATCTTGCAAATTATTGCCTTATTTTAACAAGGAATTAAAAGTAAACATTACCAGCTAGCTAGCCAACAGGCTAAATTAGATCAGCAATTATAAATCTATTAAAACTAGCCGGAATTCATTGTTCTTTCATACCATTTCAGAATTTTGGTCAAAAGTCTTTATTAAATAACTAAAGTGTCCATTCGACTTGCTGACAATCAAAACTTTAGACGAGAAACTAGACTCTCGGTCTTCATTAAGACCCCAGCAATGCATAGATAAACTGAACATAGTACTGCATCAGCTAATGAGAATGGGTGTGTTCATTTAAGTGCAACTGGTATAAGCATTCAGACATGGTATAATGATTTTTATACAGACCAGCCGCTGTAAACCCATAAACTTGAATGTATAACAGAAAAAGAATATGGCCAGTATTTTACAAAATCACTTATGATGTGTTGattcaaaacaaaaagaaacaaaggTACAGAGTTCAGCACAAATCACAGCAACAAGAAGCCGACAATTTGGCTAAAAGTGTCAAAATAGGACACAGGGCCAAGGCTACCCCATTATAGACTGTGTACTTATTAGAATGACAGCTTTTAGATGTATACTTTAGAACAGATCACCAACACCAACTTTTGCCCACTGTGCTAAATTAAATTGCTAAAATGTTAAGTGTGCTATATTAACTCTTCAAACCCATCTTTGTTACAATGCCATGAAGAACATGCAGCACTTTCCTGCATCTCAGACTGAGAATGTCAACACAGTTCACAGTATGTAGAATAAATATCTTCCCTTTGAAGTATTAACTAAGGCAGCTGCTTCTATTTATGCAGTGCAATCAAGCTTAAATCATTACTATCAACACTGAAAATGTtacccttttcttaaaaaaacctgcaatcttttaaaaggaaattaaatACATATAATGGCCCGTGCAAAACTTAATAAGTTTTACTGCATGTCAATTGTACTATTAGAAACGTCAACATTTTTGTGGAGATGTGTGTCCTTCAGGACACATAATACCTTTTGATTAATATTATGACTGACAGCCAAAGCTACAGTGGCCTTTTGCAAATTTGTGAAAAGTTAAGCAATAAACATAAAGAGCCCTAACAAAGGTTCCTCTCTGGAATATAAAATGCACTTAAGCCTGTGTCAAACTAAGGAAAAAAAAATATCCATGCTTGAAAAGGTTTCAGACTTCTAGATTCATAATTGATACAGATTCCCTCATAAATTTAACATGTTGAACTGCAGTGCTCTGAACTTAAGGCAAGTCCTATGATGTAAACCATTAGTGGTCAATCCTAAGCTGTACCTTCACCTCTCAGTGGCCTTAAGAAAAGTTATATAACATTTGAAGTTTTCACATTATACTCCTCAAAAGTGTGGACAGTTCCTCCATCCCCAACAGTATACCGTATCATTTCAGCCAATAGATTTAAGTACACAGAAACCAACATACAGTGTAATATCTATGTAAGGTAGCCATGGTCTACAATTTGTAAGAGCATCCAAATGTATCTTCAGACATTTCTCCTACAGTCCCTTGTGCTAGTAGCCATCAAGATGAACttgttgttttgtaaactgaagtGCTCTGGTTTAATATCAGATGAGAGAAGGTTCCATTAAAAATATCCTTGGGTTTGTGCAGTTTAAATTAAATAAACCTTTCCCtgctgttaattaattaattttaatgctACATTGAGCAGGGATCAGGACTGGTACCTGTAAACAATCGCTATTCCACTGCATTCATTACGGCAGAAGCAACTTAGACTAAAAAGCCACTCCAATCACTTCAGAATTTCTGTGCTGGTTGTGAGACATCAGTCTCTGTTTACAGGTTTAAAAAGAATGAGGAAGCAGAGTTTAAAGCTGCACCACAGAGTTCTCTTAGTCCCTAAACTCTGCTAAACATTGTATGAAGTTTCCACATTTATGgattggaaaaaagtgaaattACTCTTGATAAATCAAGATATAGTTCTGTACATAAAGACATCACTGATGTCATATAGTTCAAACTTCCAGTGAAAGACTAAGCAAACCTGATCATTTCCATCAAGTTTACCACAAACCACCAACAGCATCCACTGTCTCTTCAGTTTGCTGATAAATTCATTCTGAGTGGAGGGCAGTGTGCTGGTGTAATGCATGAGCACTGATAAAGCCATTTGTCTCATTTGCAGATAGACTGctgaagtcagccactgagactgCCATTTTGGCACTGGTAATGTGATGTGTGCGATTCTCAAAATCAACACCCAAGTTATTCACAGAAACATCATTCATATACGATTCtggaactgcaattcccattttTAGTCTCTTTGCAGGCCTTTCAGATTCCTCGTTGCACATGTTCATTGGGTTTAACTCTGAGTGATAAAATCCAGTctcaaataaattaaaacaatcaCTTTCACCATTACTAGGTAAGTTAAGCAAATCTTCCGTTACAACAGGCACGTGATTAACTGCTGTCCGGGGCAAGCTGTCCAGAGGTGGGAAGGTATCATCTAAGCAGTTCACATCTGTAGAGTGGCAGACTGTGGCTACACTGTTGGTCAgtgctggaagaaaaaaaaaaaaggtttcatcCAAAATGTCACCATTACCCTGACATACAGTAGCAAGAAGCTATTCCAAGCCGCCTTCCCTGCATCCTTCAATTTACCTGTTAAATCACTGGCAGTGATAGAGCTCAGAATGCTGAGCTGTTGGTCAGGAATGGGCTCCGGTCTGCTGTTGGACGTTACGGCAGAAGAATGTACAGCTCCACCAAGAGCTTCTGCTTCATCTACCAACCGATCCATATAGTCCCTGAAAGGACAATGATCGTCTTCAGACAAGTTAACTGACTCTGATCAGAAGATTAACATCTTCAGAATATCATTGATGCAATATTATAACATGAATGTGAAATTGTAAAGGAAAAAAGCCAAAAAAGAAAACCTTCCAAGGGCTTTGAACTTACGTGACTCCAGGATGATGGTTGTATCTCTTTTTTCCAAATCTAGTTTGTTGAGCAAAGTAGTCATATCGTTCAGATTTCTTCCACATGTAGTAAAATGCTACACATTCAGCAACTGTTCTGGTTCTCACCTAAAATGAGGAAGAATTGACACACTCAGAAGACTTGGCACACTCGAGGCTTGATATTCTTATCTGTGACAGATCCTTACTGGAAAATACTGAGTGCAAAACTTTAGGAGGCCTTGATTTTCAGCTGTGGTTGCAAGTTAAAACTGCAAAACTGCAAATACCATCTCAATTCTGTCAGCACAGAAGTGGAGGAGACTGGGTTTATTACTTGAAAGGCAAGCTTTCTACACAGCTTTGCTATTTAAGCCAGCATGGtgcagtggtcagagtgttgggactaggatctgagagaccagggttcaaatccccactcagctatgaaacttgctgggtgaccttgggccagttgcggtctctcagcctaacctacctccacagggttgttgtgaggataaaatggagagggaggagaatcatccttggtgggatataaatgtaataagaagTAAAATTTGCCATTTAGCATGTCCAAATTTTCTTCACCGAAGGCAATTTAAACAGCTGATTGGTAGGAGATACTACTTCTAGATAATGAAATACAtaatcatctctccaaaatgcaCATAAAAGCTTGCTATATATTGAGAACTTTACACGATGTATTTAATTCTAAGAAAATAGATTACATGGGAGAAAAATTCCAAATGCTTGTGTATTCAATTCCTATGGGTTGAATTCAGCTTGTGCAAGAGAAATTCTCCTTCCTCCATGTGCCCCCTGCATcaccctcaaatctgctccagggctTAGGGGAATTCCAGAGCATATTTGTTGGGGATGCAGGTGAAGTTTCACTGCACAAGTGAAAgctgttctgctcatgcaatgactttgttggataccatCTATTATCTTTAAAAACGCATTTGTCATCAGCGTCTTCAGAAGGAAGTCATAGCCAATCtaatctctctctcagctttcatAGTCTATTCCATGGCACTTGTGTATTTACAGAGTAGTTAATGACAAGAACTTAATGTATAAATTATAGTCTAGTGATTACCTAACCTTTAATTTTTACTGCAATTTATTTAGATCTCTAGCAGTTAGTATTTTCCCTCTGCCATTTTTAGATTGATTTTACATTCATCTGCTGCTGATTTTATGCTAGTGGTATCAATATTATACTGATACTGTTTCAATTTATTTTtactatattttgtattttactgaTTTTAATATTCTGTAAACTACCCAGAGGACTTGGCTCATGTTTGGCataaaaatgtcataaataaatattttagattTACTTTCTGAAGTACGTTTGCATGGAGACTTGTAATTAAGTCTTTTATCTGGCTGGCTATGGCAACTTAAAATTGTTTGCAGGCAACCAAATGAAAAAGGAGAGAGCTGCACAAATAGCAATCTGATTGTTGTCCTATGTTTATACAAGACTATACTAGGAGAATAGGATGCATGGATCTTTCTCCTTCTAGACAAAGAGTGACTGGCTTTTTACTATTTGAAAGATGACAGAACCTACAGCACTGTCTCTATAACAATGGTGGCTAACCTGGCCCCCCTCAGTGTTATAGGACTATAATTGCTGTCACGTCTGGGCCTGAAGGGAGCTGGgttccagcaacaactggaaggccaaaggCGAGTCATCCCTGTTCTATAGAATTCCTATGTACACACAGTGCAACATTATACAGGGCTCCTTTCTCAGGTAAGTTTATTAAATATCCATTGCAGCTCTTTGTGGTCATCATGGATCGTATACACACTCCAGAAAAGGATCTATGCCAGTTAGCATGACTGTGTGCCTACATGACAAACTTCTGATTATGTCAAAGTACAGATCTACAAGCTGGCAAAGAAGAGCCTGACTCCCCCACAAATTAGTGTAACCATGACATACTCATGGTGCTGCCCACGTTCATTTTGTGACAAGCAACAACATTTAAGGATTCCCAAATCAAAAAGACTTGCCCCAGATCTTCCTAAAGACATTTACCACATAATGAAAAAGCTTGTGGCTGTCTATCAGTACGTTGAGAAGAACTGGAAGTATAAGGCTGCCAAATTCTCATTATGCACCAAATTCATAggttggcttattgctacttgaCCAAGAGAATACTCTCCTGTAATTGGAAGTATGAATCATCCAGATTCTGCTCTGGTTACATAAGACCTTTTCTATTTATCAAAGGAATCAAATCATTCACATCTAGTATTCCTGCCATGCCTAAATGATCATCACTTTTCTCTGCTTCTTCCCCCAAGTATAAACATCCAAAATAATGACACACAGGCTGTCTCATTTACTAGATGAACTGATTTACATTTGTTGTAAAACTAACATGCAAATGGCCAGTCAGCAACAATATGCTGCATACGTTATTCTACACATTATATGTGATTTAATTAGTTTCGTCTCACATTATAGTGACAAGCaccatttgtttcatttatttgtataccaACTTGCCTTATTTTTTTGTATGAGATGAAAATCTTTCCCATAAATCAGAAGTGCATGTTCAAAGTTTCTACATTCTTCTTCTGTCCATGCTGTCATCTCTTGAAAGGGAGAAAGTGGACAATTAAGTTTTATATTCTGGTCAAATTAATAGCCATTCTGATCTCAGCACTTGAAAGGCAAAGAGAATCTCACCAACCCCAGTAATAGCAACCTACAGGCAGAAAGCTTACATCTATTGATAAGACCATATATGCAGAACCACATCTGTTACTCCATTTGAGTGCCTAGGAAGCAAACTTATCCTGGGTAACTGCGTTTTTGCTTGACTTCCTTAAAATGTTCAACATACTCATATTCATACGGGGTGCCCTAAAAGTCTATTGTACTTTTTGGCAACAATGACAACACTTAAGATTTTTAATCCAAGCTCAAGACAAGTTAGAATAATGCTGATTTGTATTACCTGAAAAAAGAAATATGACATAAATCCAAAGTTCCTATGAGTAAAAGTCCATGCATAGGACACTCCTATTGGAAGAATAGGGGAAGGACACTTTTGCCAATTCTTTTTTCCAGTGCAGCTCACTGAAGAGCTGCTTTTGATGGTTGAGGGACCTTCTGGAACAGTGTGGGAGTTGGTGCGATCTCATACAGGAGGCAGGGTGAATCAGCAAAATATAAATCGCCTTTCCCCAGTCCAGGAATGaagaacttgtagccctccatcAACATCTCAAAAGCCCCAAGTTCCCAATCTCTgctccagaaggaggaagtagTTTTCCATTCACGGAAAGAATACTCTGAATCCAACCGTTTCTTttaatttttactttaaaactgtGGAATTTCTTCTTTAACAAAAACATCTAGAAGATTCATCTATATTTTTCTACTTATGGCAAATGTTTAAAATCAAAGTAATCAAATTTCATTTTGATCTGCAGGTTGTTGTTTCAAGTGTCCCCTTCATGCTGCCTGAAATAAAGTCATGCAACAAATAATGAGGTGAGGTTGATGTGTTTCACCTCAATTTCGCCTATTATCCATAAATGACTGTTGCATAATGAAGCTGTAAACTCACACAACAGAATCTTGAAGAGATTAAATAGCTTCCATTATTTCATTACGTGGAATATTCTGGCTGTGAGTCTGAGTTTTTCTGATGGCAGCAAAACAATCTGTTCTGCTGTAAACAGGTGAATAACTGGAATATGAGACTTGTCACCTCAACTCATTTCTGCACTTTACAAATTAAGTAATTTAGAAGattattacagtgcaatcctatgcttgtttactcagaggAAAGTTCCACCAAGCTcagtggacttactcccaggtaaatgaatATAAAACCATATCTTCAAACTCTTTTGTACATATTTCTTACCTTGAGATGCCTTTCCATTTGAGCAGTACTTCTGAATTGCTTCTTTTACGTTGTGGTTACATTTGAAAAGTTCATACAGTGCCTAGGAAAGATTGCaatattttttgtgtgtttaGGGATGAAGTAAAATGAAAATCCGTTAGAGGGACAAACAGATTTGGGCTTTTGGTaaatttactcttaagcctctttCAGAAGCTTTCAGAAGCTATTTCAAAAAACGATAAGCCTTTTATAACCTAGAATAAGGATGTTTGTGTGTATTGCAAAACAACTTAGAAATAGAAAAAGGGTtttagaaaaacattttaaaatattctgaCCCAATGGGATTTAAATGTAGCAAAAGTAAGCCACTCTTACCATTTTTACatttttacgcagaagtacagaaagaaattcttcacacaccaaaacaagatgttctgataatcattgAGGagaggaatgcaaaagtagggaacagagaagaactaggaattgtggggaaatgaggcttaggagatagaaatgaagcagaagaaagacttattgaattctgtgaagccaataatttgtttcttgcaaacacatttttttgagcaaccgaaaagacgaccgTAACGTGTGGACATTACCAAAcagtcaatacaggaatcaaattgattatacaacTGGAAGCAgatgatggagaagttccatactttctgcaaaatcaagaccaggagcagactgcggtacagatcatgaactggtaatactgaaaatcagcataaagctaaagaagagcaacaatgcaatcataatgccaaactacaatttaaataacatcccaaaagaatataaagatcaaataaggcacagatttgaggctttaaacttagtggatagagaaccagaagaactatggattgaagtcagagacattatcagggaagaatgcaaaaagacaatacctctagctaaaaagagagaaagacatcagtggatgactgacgaaactcttaaaatggttacagaaagaaggaaagcaaaaggagataggaaCACGGTCAGAACCATAAatgcaatacagcgactagtacatagggacaaggagaactattacaatacttattatacagaaatagaagaggacaacaaaaaaagtagaacaagagccctcttccaaaagattagagaaatgaaagggaaatttaaaccaatagtagggatgttgaataatcaacaggggaacacactgactgaccgagatgaaataaaaggaagatggaagcaatacactgaagaactctataaaagagatgccaggatgacagattcattcacggaggaaccgtatgacaaaccagaaattttagaacgtgacgtgaaagctgctcttaaaatactttgaagaaaaaaatcaccaggaagatgccataccaatagagttgctacaagttactgagattgaatctgtccaaattttgacaacattttgtcaacaaatatggaaaactaaacaatggcccaaagaCTGGAGCATTCGATATATATCCCAattacaaagaaaggggatcccagggaatgtagtaagtatcaaactattgccttaatatcccatgcaagtaaagtaaagctcaagattctacagcaaaggttcttaccatatatggagcgagaaatgccagacatctaagttggatttagaaagggaagaggtaccagagatcatatcgcaaacatacgttgaataacggaacagaccaaggaatttcaggagaaaatcaccctgtgctttacagattacagcaaagcctttgattgtgtagatcagtgATTCCCAAAGTGGGGGGTAGTGCAGCCCTGGGgggtgttacagcctttcaggggggcattggcatgactacaaactttaggggggcgtttgggttcattaggggggcattgacatttggcggtctgatgcgacagttgaatcatttaagtttaattttatttaatacacaaatcattaattttaaactgttttgtccccagttagaatatatttaatagtctca is a genomic window of Rhineura floridana isolate rRhiFlo1 chromosome 1, rRhiFlo1.hap2, whole genome shotgun sequence containing:
- the MIER3 gene encoding mesoderm induction early response protein 3 isoform X2 → MAEASFGSSSPVGSLSSEDHDFDPTVEMLVHDYDDERTLEEEEMMDEGKNFSSEIEDLEKEGSMPLEDLLAFYGYEPTIPVIAGSSADSSPSELADELPDMTLDKEEIAKDLLSGDDEETQSSADDLTPSVTSHETTDFFPRPLRSNTTCDGDKESDGEDVEVDAGNSSEDLRKEIMIGSQYQAEIPPYLGKNNSDDEKVYENEDQLLWQPDVISENKVKEYLFETSLRTGNEKMIGRIPEGMHTRDNEQALYELFKCNHNVKEAIQKYCSNGKASQEMTAWTEEECRNFEHALLIYGKDFHLIQKNKVRTRTVAECVAFYYMWKKSERYDYFAQQTRFGKKRYNHHPGVTDYMDRLVDEAEALGGAVHSSAVTSNSRPEPIPDQQLSILSSITASDLTALTNSVATVCHSTDVNCLDDTFPPLDSLPRTAVNHVPVVTEDLLNLPSNGESDCFNLFETGFYHSELNPMNMCNEESERPAKRLKMGIAVPESYMNDVSVNNLGVDFENRTHHITSAKMAVSVADFSSLSANETNGFISAHALHQHTALHSE
- the MIER3 gene encoding mesoderm induction early response protein 3 isoform X3 — protein: MLVHDYDDERTLEEEEMMDEGKNFSSEIEDLEKEGSMPLEDLLAFYGYEPTIPVIAGSSADSSPSELADELPDMTLDKEEIAKDLLSGDDEETQSSADDLTPSVTSHETTDFFPRPLRSNTTCDGDKESDGEDVEVDAGNSSEDLRKEIMIGSQYQAEIPPYLGKNNSDDEKVYENEDQLLWQPDVISENKVKEYLFETSLRTGNEKMIGRIPEGMHTRDNEQALYELFKCNHNVKEAIQKYCSNGKASQEMTAWTEEECRNFEHALLIYGKDFHLIQKNKVRTRTVAECVAFYYMWKKSERYDYFAQQTRFGKKRYNHHPGVTDYMDRLVDEAEALGGAVHSSAVTSNSRPEPIPDQQLSILSSITASDLTALTNSVATVCHSTDVNCLDDTFPPLDSLPRTAVNHVPVVTEDLLNLPSNGESDCFNLFETGFYHSELNPMNMCNEESERPAKRLKMGIAVPESYMNDVSVNNLGVDFENRTHHITSAKMAVSVADFSSLSANETNGFISAHALHQHTALHSE
- the MIER3 gene encoding mesoderm induction early response protein 3 isoform X1, whose protein sequence is MLNFDFFRWCFPFLQTIFSIGSLSSEDHDFDPTVEMLVHDYDDERTLEEEEMMDEGKNFSSEIEDLEKEGSMPLEDLLAFYGYEPTIPVIAGSSADSSPSELADELPDMTLDKEEIAKDLLSGDDEETQSSADDLTPSVTSHETTDFFPRPLRSNTTCDGDKESDGEDVEVDAGNSSEDLRKEIMIGSQYQAEIPPYLGKNNSDDEKVYENEDQLLWQPDVISENKVKEYLFETSLRTGNEKMIGRIPEGMHTRDNEQALYELFKCNHNVKEAIQKYCSNGKASQEMTAWTEEECRNFEHALLIYGKDFHLIQKNKVRTRTVAECVAFYYMWKKSERYDYFAQQTRFGKKRYNHHPGVTDYMDRLVDEAEALGGAVHSSAVTSNSRPEPIPDQQLSILSSITASDLTALTNSVATVCHSTDVNCLDDTFPPLDSLPRTAVNHVPVVTEDLLNLPSNGESDCFNLFETGFYHSELNPMNMCNEESERPAKRLKMGIAVPESYMNDVSVNNLGVDFENRTHHITSAKMAVSVADFSSLSANETNGFISAHALHQHTALHSE